The following proteins are co-located in the Nomia melanderi isolate GNS246 chromosome 1, iyNomMela1, whole genome shotgun sequence genome:
- the LOC116433303 gene encoding sphingomyelin phosphodiesterase isoform X2 — protein MPNQKWITLRICLFLFIGTTKLTIGNPIRDERLKREAEIAATNWTQLADEWFAARAKAAENFDVTILPFTDTLRDLPPTVETVVINGTSPDQLERYNYSRMLWDMESAQPSGQLSGFVDKALKLLDLKQVMMEVETSVMSKVSCTACKAGTGLLQYYIKAGKSDEDIMNSIYQFCVSLNIQSSRVCQGVTLLFGKEVIYVLKQVNMGPPQICSFIIGDACDDTYNPLHEWEVAFPPVNKPPIKPPIPPEDGVPTFKVLHISDTHYDPYYQEGANADCNEPLCCRLTNGAPLNSAAAAGRWGDYRKCDTPKRTVEHMLKHIADTHLDIDYILWTGDIPPHDVWAQTREDNLKVLDETVAQLTEKFPGIPIFPALGNHESAPVNSFPPSFAPKDSSISWLYDALDKHWRRWLPAGVSHTVRRGAFYSVLVRPGFRILSVNMNYCNNKNWWLLINSTDPVSELQWLVYELQGAEMNGEKVHIIGHIPPGHSDCLKVWSRNYYHIINRYESTITAQFFGHTHYDEFQLFYDTTDLGRALSIAYVGPSVTPYADLNPGYRIYYVDGDHPKTTRLVVDHETWVMNLKEANLYDYPMWHKLYSARQAYQMPSLLPRDWDSLIDKMSNEPSLFHLYYKNYYKNSPVRPACNDECRKRLLCDLRSGRSHDRKALCQSLESRIDSETRTGWRVWIYNGLALSYVHDFWISLYSNNTENNKTDVNIIYDSV, from the exons ATGCCAAATCAGAAATGGATCACATTAAGAATatgtctctttctctttatcgGCACGACGAAACTTACAATCG GAAATCCCATCCGAGACGAGAGGTTGAAGAGAGAAGCGGAAATAGCTGCAACCAATTGGACTCAACTTGCAGATGAATGGTTCGCTGCCAGAGCAAAGGCTGCGGAAAATTTCGATGTTACCATTTTGCCATTCACTGATACACTCAGAGATTTACCACCAACCGTAGAAACTGTTGTCATTAATGGTACCAGCCCTGACCAACTTgaacgg TACAATTATTCTCGGATGCTATGGGATATGGAATCTGCACAGCCGAGCGGACAACTCTCAGGATTCGTAGACAAAGCTCTAAAGTTATTAGACTTAAAGCAAGTTATGATGGAAGTCGAAACATCTGTAATGTCAAAAGTCTCCTGTACAGCGTGCAAAGCCGGCACGGGTCTGCTTCAGTATTATATAAAGGCTGGAAAGAGTGACGAAGACATTATGAACAGTATATACCAATTTTGCGTGTCCCTTAATATTCAGAGCTCACGAGTTTGTCAAGGAGTAACCTTGCTTTTTGGG AAGGAAGTTATTTACGTTCTAAAACAAGTAAATATGGGTCCACCGCAAATCTGCAGCTTCATAATTGGCGACGCTTGCGACGATACCTACAATCCTTTACACGAATGGGAGGTAGCTTTTCCACCAGTGAATAAACCGCCCATTAAACCGCCTATACCGCCGGAAGACGGTGTACCGACCTTCAAAGTGCTTCACATCTCTGATACACATTATGATCCGTACTATCAAGAGGGCGCAAACGCGGATTGCAATGAACCATTGTGCTGTAGACTTACCAATGGAGCACCACTTAACTCGGCCGCTGCTGCCGGCCGTTGGGGAGACTACAGGAAATGTGACACACCGAAAAGAACAGTCGAACATATGCTCAAACATATCGCCGACACGCATTTA gATATAGATTATATTCTATGGACGGGAGACATTCCACCCCATGATGTTTGGGCGCAAACGCGGGAAGACAATTTGAAGGTTTTGGACGAGACTGTAGCACAGCTCACTGAAAAGTTTCCTGGAATACCAATCTTTCCAGCTCTAGGAAACCATGAAAGTGCTCCTGTCAATAG CTTTCCACCTTCTTTTGCTCCGAAGGATAGTAGTATATCATGGTTATACGACGCCCTTGATAAGCACTGGAGACGCTGGTTACCTGCAGGCGTTTCACACACTGTTCGCAGAGGTGCTTTTTATTCGGTCCTAGTACGTCCAGGTTTCAGAATACTTTCAGTCAATATGAATTACTGCAATAACAAAAATTGGTGGCTGTTAATTAACAGTACAGACCCAGTAAGTGAATTACAATGGCTCGTCTATGAATTACAAGGAGCTGAAATGAATGGTGAAAAAGTTCATATTATTGGACATATACCACCAGGACATTCAGACTGTTTGAAGGTGTGGTCCAGAAACTATTACCATATCATCAATCG gtaCGAGTCTACCATCACAGCACAATTTTTTGGACACACGCACTACGACGAGTTTCAGCTGTTCTATGATACAACTGATCTTGGAAGAGCTCTCAGTATAGCTTACGTTGGACCATCAGTTACGCCTTATGCTGATCTTAATCCAGGGTACAGAATATACTATGTCGATGGCGATCACCCGAAAACAACTAGA TTAGTTGTAGATCACGAGACCTGGGTTATGAATCTGAAGGAAGCAAATTTATATGATTATCCAATGTGGCACAAACTATATAGTGCGCGACAAGCGTATCAAATGCCATCTCTTTTGCCTAGAGACTGGGACTCTTTAATAGATAAAATGAGTAACGAGCCGTCACTCTTTCATCTTTATTACAA gaACTACTATAAAAATTCTCCTGTGAGGCCAGCGTGCAATGATGAATGTCGGAAAAGACTACTGTGTGATTTACGAAGTGGTAGAAGTCACGATCGCAAAGCATTGTGTCAGAGTCTGGAATCTAGGATTGACAGTGAAACAAGGACAGGCTGGCGTGTTTGGATTTACAATGGATTAGCATTATCGTACGTACATGATTTCTGGATTAGCCTGTATTCTAATAATAccgaaaataacaaaactgatgtgaatattatatatgactCTGTTTAA
- the LOC116433303 gene encoding sphingomyelin phosphodiesterase isoform X4, with protein sequence MPNQKWITLRICLFLFIGTTKLTIGNPIRDERLKREAEIAATNWTQLADEWFAARAKAAENFDVTILPFTDTLRDLPPTVETVVINGTSPDQLERYNYSRMLWDMESAQPSGQLSGFVDKALKLLDLKQVMMEVETSVMSKVSCTACKAGTGLLQYYIKAGKSDEDIMNSIYQFCVSLNIQSSRVCQGVTLLFGKEVIYVLKQVNMGPPQICSFIIGDACDDTYNPLHEWEVAFPPVNKPPIKPPIPPEDGVPTFKVLHISDTHYDPYYQEGANADCNEPLCCRLTNGAPLNSAAAAGRWGDYRKCDTPKRTVEHMLKHIADTHLDIDYILWTGDIPPHDVWAQTREDNLKVLDETVAQLTEKFPGIPIFPALGNHESAPVNSFPPSFAPKDSSISWLYDALDKHWRRWLPAGVSHTVRRGAFYSVLVRPGFRILSVNMNYCNNKNWWLLINSTDPVSELQWLVYELQGAEMNGEKVHIIGHIPPGHSDCLKVWSRNYYHIINRYESTITAQFFGHTHYDEFQLFYDTTDLGRALSIAYVGPSVTPYADLNPGYRIYYVDGDHPKTTRLVVDHETWVMNLKEANLYDYPMWHKLYSARQAYQMPSLLPRDWDSLIDKMSNEPSLFHLYYKNYYKNSPVRPACNDECRKRLLCDLRSGRSHDRKALCQSLESRIDSETRTGWRVWIYNGLALSNFLVKHSTS encoded by the exons ATGCCAAATCAGAAATGGATCACATTAAGAATatgtctctttctctttatcgGCACGACGAAACTTACAATCG GAAATCCCATCCGAGACGAGAGGTTGAAGAGAGAAGCGGAAATAGCTGCAACCAATTGGACTCAACTTGCAGATGAATGGTTCGCTGCCAGAGCAAAGGCTGCGGAAAATTTCGATGTTACCATTTTGCCATTCACTGATACACTCAGAGATTTACCACCAACCGTAGAAACTGTTGTCATTAATGGTACCAGCCCTGACCAACTTgaacgg TACAATTATTCTCGGATGCTATGGGATATGGAATCTGCACAGCCGAGCGGACAACTCTCAGGATTCGTAGACAAAGCTCTAAAGTTATTAGACTTAAAGCAAGTTATGATGGAAGTCGAAACATCTGTAATGTCAAAAGTCTCCTGTACAGCGTGCAAAGCCGGCACGGGTCTGCTTCAGTATTATATAAAGGCTGGAAAGAGTGACGAAGACATTATGAACAGTATATACCAATTTTGCGTGTCCCTTAATATTCAGAGCTCACGAGTTTGTCAAGGAGTAACCTTGCTTTTTGGG AAGGAAGTTATTTACGTTCTAAAACAAGTAAATATGGGTCCACCGCAAATCTGCAGCTTCATAATTGGCGACGCTTGCGACGATACCTACAATCCTTTACACGAATGGGAGGTAGCTTTTCCACCAGTGAATAAACCGCCCATTAAACCGCCTATACCGCCGGAAGACGGTGTACCGACCTTCAAAGTGCTTCACATCTCTGATACACATTATGATCCGTACTATCAAGAGGGCGCAAACGCGGATTGCAATGAACCATTGTGCTGTAGACTTACCAATGGAGCACCACTTAACTCGGCCGCTGCTGCCGGCCGTTGGGGAGACTACAGGAAATGTGACACACCGAAAAGAACAGTCGAACATATGCTCAAACATATCGCCGACACGCATTTA gATATAGATTATATTCTATGGACGGGAGACATTCCACCCCATGATGTTTGGGCGCAAACGCGGGAAGACAATTTGAAGGTTTTGGACGAGACTGTAGCACAGCTCACTGAAAAGTTTCCTGGAATACCAATCTTTCCAGCTCTAGGAAACCATGAAAGTGCTCCTGTCAATAG CTTTCCACCTTCTTTTGCTCCGAAGGATAGTAGTATATCATGGTTATACGACGCCCTTGATAAGCACTGGAGACGCTGGTTACCTGCAGGCGTTTCACACACTGTTCGCAGAGGTGCTTTTTATTCGGTCCTAGTACGTCCAGGTTTCAGAATACTTTCAGTCAATATGAATTACTGCAATAACAAAAATTGGTGGCTGTTAATTAACAGTACAGACCCAGTAAGTGAATTACAATGGCTCGTCTATGAATTACAAGGAGCTGAAATGAATGGTGAAAAAGTTCATATTATTGGACATATACCACCAGGACATTCAGACTGTTTGAAGGTGTGGTCCAGAAACTATTACCATATCATCAATCG gtaCGAGTCTACCATCACAGCACAATTTTTTGGACACACGCACTACGACGAGTTTCAGCTGTTCTATGATACAACTGATCTTGGAAGAGCTCTCAGTATAGCTTACGTTGGACCATCAGTTACGCCTTATGCTGATCTTAATCCAGGGTACAGAATATACTATGTCGATGGCGATCACCCGAAAACAACTAGA TTAGTTGTAGATCACGAGACCTGGGTTATGAATCTGAAGGAAGCAAATTTATATGATTATCCAATGTGGCACAAACTATATAGTGCGCGACAAGCGTATCAAATGCCATCTCTTTTGCCTAGAGACTGGGACTCTTTAATAGATAAAATGAGTAACGAGCCGTCACTCTTTCATCTTTATTACAA gaACTACTATAAAAATTCTCCTGTGAGGCCAGCGTGCAATGATGAATGTCGGAAAAGACTACTGTGTGATTTACGAAGTGGTAGAAGTCACGATCGCAAAGCATTGTGTCAGAGTCTGGAATCTAGGATTGACAGTGAAACAAGGACAGGCTGGCGTGTTTGGATTTACAATGGATTAGCATTATC AAATTTCCTTGTAAAGCATTCGACATCGTAA
- the LOC116433303 gene encoding sphingomyelin phosphodiesterase isoform X3 codes for MPNQKWITLRICLFLFIGTTKLTIGNPIRDERLKREAEIAATNWTQLADEWFAARAKAAENFDVTILPFTDTLRDLPPTVETVVINGTSPDQLERYNYSRMLWDMESAQPSGQLSGFVDKALKLLDLKQVMMEVETSVMSKVSCTACKAGTGLLQYYIKAGKSDEDIMNSIYQFCVSLNIQSSRVCQGVTLLFGKEVIYVLKQVNMGPPQICSFIIGDACDDTYNPLHEWEVAFPPVNKPPIKPPIPPEDGVPTFKVLHISDTHYDPYYQEGANADCNEPLCCRLTNGAPLNSAAAAGRWGDYRKCDTPKRTVEHMLKHIADTHLDIDYILWTGDIPPHDVWAQTREDNLKVLDETVAQLTEKFPGIPIFPALGNHESAPVNSFPPSFAPKDSSISWLYDALDKHWRRWLPAGVSHTVRRGAFYSVLVRPGFRILSVNMNYCNNKNWWLLINSTDPVSELQWLVYELQGAEMNGEKVHIIGHIPPGHSDCLKVWSRNYYHIINRYESTITAQFFGHTHYDEFQLFYDTTDLGRALSIAYVGPSVTPYADLNPGYRIYYVDGDHPKTTRLVVDHETWVMNLKEANLYDYPMWHKLYSARQAYQMPSLLPRDWDSLIDKMSNEPSLFHLYYKNYYKNSPVRPACNDECRKRLLCDLRSGRSHDRKALCQSLESRIDSETRTGWRVWIYNGLALSMSIFMAIPRFAYNLPKYVLGLG; via the exons ATGCCAAATCAGAAATGGATCACATTAAGAATatgtctctttctctttatcgGCACGACGAAACTTACAATCG GAAATCCCATCCGAGACGAGAGGTTGAAGAGAGAAGCGGAAATAGCTGCAACCAATTGGACTCAACTTGCAGATGAATGGTTCGCTGCCAGAGCAAAGGCTGCGGAAAATTTCGATGTTACCATTTTGCCATTCACTGATACACTCAGAGATTTACCACCAACCGTAGAAACTGTTGTCATTAATGGTACCAGCCCTGACCAACTTgaacgg TACAATTATTCTCGGATGCTATGGGATATGGAATCTGCACAGCCGAGCGGACAACTCTCAGGATTCGTAGACAAAGCTCTAAAGTTATTAGACTTAAAGCAAGTTATGATGGAAGTCGAAACATCTGTAATGTCAAAAGTCTCCTGTACAGCGTGCAAAGCCGGCACGGGTCTGCTTCAGTATTATATAAAGGCTGGAAAGAGTGACGAAGACATTATGAACAGTATATACCAATTTTGCGTGTCCCTTAATATTCAGAGCTCACGAGTTTGTCAAGGAGTAACCTTGCTTTTTGGG AAGGAAGTTATTTACGTTCTAAAACAAGTAAATATGGGTCCACCGCAAATCTGCAGCTTCATAATTGGCGACGCTTGCGACGATACCTACAATCCTTTACACGAATGGGAGGTAGCTTTTCCACCAGTGAATAAACCGCCCATTAAACCGCCTATACCGCCGGAAGACGGTGTACCGACCTTCAAAGTGCTTCACATCTCTGATACACATTATGATCCGTACTATCAAGAGGGCGCAAACGCGGATTGCAATGAACCATTGTGCTGTAGACTTACCAATGGAGCACCACTTAACTCGGCCGCTGCTGCCGGCCGTTGGGGAGACTACAGGAAATGTGACACACCGAAAAGAACAGTCGAACATATGCTCAAACATATCGCCGACACGCATTTA gATATAGATTATATTCTATGGACGGGAGACATTCCACCCCATGATGTTTGGGCGCAAACGCGGGAAGACAATTTGAAGGTTTTGGACGAGACTGTAGCACAGCTCACTGAAAAGTTTCCTGGAATACCAATCTTTCCAGCTCTAGGAAACCATGAAAGTGCTCCTGTCAATAG CTTTCCACCTTCTTTTGCTCCGAAGGATAGTAGTATATCATGGTTATACGACGCCCTTGATAAGCACTGGAGACGCTGGTTACCTGCAGGCGTTTCACACACTGTTCGCAGAGGTGCTTTTTATTCGGTCCTAGTACGTCCAGGTTTCAGAATACTTTCAGTCAATATGAATTACTGCAATAACAAAAATTGGTGGCTGTTAATTAACAGTACAGACCCAGTAAGTGAATTACAATGGCTCGTCTATGAATTACAAGGAGCTGAAATGAATGGTGAAAAAGTTCATATTATTGGACATATACCACCAGGACATTCAGACTGTTTGAAGGTGTGGTCCAGAAACTATTACCATATCATCAATCG gtaCGAGTCTACCATCACAGCACAATTTTTTGGACACACGCACTACGACGAGTTTCAGCTGTTCTATGATACAACTGATCTTGGAAGAGCTCTCAGTATAGCTTACGTTGGACCATCAGTTACGCCTTATGCTGATCTTAATCCAGGGTACAGAATATACTATGTCGATGGCGATCACCCGAAAACAACTAGA TTAGTTGTAGATCACGAGACCTGGGTTATGAATCTGAAGGAAGCAAATTTATATGATTATCCAATGTGGCACAAACTATATAGTGCGCGACAAGCGTATCAAATGCCATCTCTTTTGCCTAGAGACTGGGACTCTTTAATAGATAAAATGAGTAACGAGCCGTCACTCTTTCATCTTTATTACAA gaACTACTATAAAAATTCTCCTGTGAGGCCAGCGTGCAATGATGAATGTCGGAAAAGACTACTGTGTGATTTACGAAGTGGTAGAAGTCACGATCGCAAAGCATTGTGTCAGAGTCTGGAATCTAGGATTGACAGTGAAACAAGGACAGGCTGGCGTGTTTGGATTTACAATGGATTAGCATTATC gaTGTCTATCTTCATGGCAATACCGCGATTTGCATATAATTTACCCAAATATGTATTAGGTCTGGGATAa
- the LOC143174907 gene encoding LOW QUALITY PROTEIN: uncharacterized protein LOC143174907 (The sequence of the model RefSeq protein was modified relative to this genomic sequence to represent the inferred CDS: substituted 2 bases at 2 genomic stop codons) — translation MRLLGIGREVLNLFCNLMDICDGLSESAYNKIIEHIYSATQSMFEFCSKKVVDKEKQENEKHGRPILNFKVSGDGTWKKCGFKSLYGVTTLIGYYSGKVIDLDVKSNYCQGCTFWKNKMDTQEYLEWYEEHXEECRKNHEGSAAKMEVNAIIEMFSRSDEKFGVKYGNYIGDGDSKTFKAIMDVNPYGDNFXVTKNEYIGHVEKRMGSRLRNIKKTKNLGGNGKLTDALIRKLTAYYGLAVRRNIHSVENMKKPIMASYYHLCSTKENPRHEHCPVGNDSWCKWQKALAT, via the coding sequence ATGCGCCTTTTAGGCATTGGTAGGGAAGtactaaatttattttgtaaccttATGGACATATGCGACGGCTTGAGTGAAAGtgcatataataaaattattgaacataTTTACTCAGCTACCCAATCAATGTTTGAGTTTTGTTCTAAGAAAGTCGTGGACAAAGAAAAGCAAGAAAATGAGAAACACGGGAGaccaattttaaatttcaaagtatctGGTGACGGCACTTGGAAGAAATGCGGCTTCAAATCGTTATATGGAGTAACGACGCTCATAGGTTATTATTCTGGCAAAGTTATTGATTTAGATGTCAAAAGTAATTACTGTCAAGGATGTACgttctggaaaaataaaatggatACTCAAGAATATCTCGAGTGGTACGAGGAACATTAGGAAGAGTGTAGAAAAAATCACGAAGGCTCCGCGGCTAAAATGGAAGTTAATGCcataatagaaatgttttcgagatCAGACGAAAAGTTTGGAGTAAAATATGGTAACTATATAGGAGATGGAGACTCGAAAACTTTCAAGGCAATTATGGATGTAAATCCGTATGGAGATAACTTCTAAGTTACTAAGAACGAATACATTGGCCACGTCGAGAAAAGAATGGGCAgccggcttcgaaatattaaaaaaacaaaaaacctcgGTGGAAACGGCAAGCTGACTGATGCGCTTATCAGGAAACTCACCGCGTACTATGGCTTAGCCgtacgaagaaatattcatagtgtggaaaatatgaagaaacctataatggcctcgtattatcacttatgctccaccaaagaaaatccaaggcacgaacactgcccggtaggaaatgacagctggtgcaagtggcagaaagctctagctacatga
- the LOC116433303 gene encoding sphingomyelin phosphodiesterase isoform X1 — MPNQKWITLRICLFLFIGTTKLTIGNPIRDERLKREAEIAATNWTQLADEWFAARAKAAENFDVTILPFTDTLRDLPPTVETVVINGTSPDQLERYNYSRMLWDMESAQPSGQLSGFVDKALKLLDLKQVMMEVETSVMSKVSCTACKAGTGLLQYYIKAGKSDEDIMNSIYQFCVSLNIQSSRVCQGVTLLFGKEVIYVLKQVNMGPPQICSFIIGDACDDTYNPLHEWEVAFPPVNKPPIKPPIPPEDGVPTFKVLHISDTHYDPYYQEGANADCNEPLCCRLTNGAPLNSAAAAGRWGDYRKCDTPKRTVEHMLKHIADTHLDIDYILWTGDIPPHDVWAQTREDNLKVLDETVAQLTEKFPGIPIFPALGNHESAPVNSFPPSFAPKDSSISWLYDALDKHWRRWLPAGVSHTVRRGAFYSVLVRPGFRILSVNMNYCNNKNWWLLINSTDPVSELQWLVYELQGAEMNGEKVHIIGHIPPGHSDCLKVWSRNYYHIINRYESTITAQFFGHTHYDEFQLFYDTTDLGRALSIAYVGPSVTPYADLNPGYRIYYVDGDHPKTTRLVVDHETWVMNLKEANLYDYPMWHKLYSARQAYQMPSLLPRDWDSLIDKMSNEPSLFHLYYKNYYKNSPVRPACNDECRKRLLCDLRSGRSHDRKALCQSLESRIDSETRTGWRVWIYNGLALSDTIISRTMLRSTIRYSNIFCEISNFKSFYRF, encoded by the exons ATGCCAAATCAGAAATGGATCACATTAAGAATatgtctctttctctttatcgGCACGACGAAACTTACAATCG GAAATCCCATCCGAGACGAGAGGTTGAAGAGAGAAGCGGAAATAGCTGCAACCAATTGGACTCAACTTGCAGATGAATGGTTCGCTGCCAGAGCAAAGGCTGCGGAAAATTTCGATGTTACCATTTTGCCATTCACTGATACACTCAGAGATTTACCACCAACCGTAGAAACTGTTGTCATTAATGGTACCAGCCCTGACCAACTTgaacgg TACAATTATTCTCGGATGCTATGGGATATGGAATCTGCACAGCCGAGCGGACAACTCTCAGGATTCGTAGACAAAGCTCTAAAGTTATTAGACTTAAAGCAAGTTATGATGGAAGTCGAAACATCTGTAATGTCAAAAGTCTCCTGTACAGCGTGCAAAGCCGGCACGGGTCTGCTTCAGTATTATATAAAGGCTGGAAAGAGTGACGAAGACATTATGAACAGTATATACCAATTTTGCGTGTCCCTTAATATTCAGAGCTCACGAGTTTGTCAAGGAGTAACCTTGCTTTTTGGG AAGGAAGTTATTTACGTTCTAAAACAAGTAAATATGGGTCCACCGCAAATCTGCAGCTTCATAATTGGCGACGCTTGCGACGATACCTACAATCCTTTACACGAATGGGAGGTAGCTTTTCCACCAGTGAATAAACCGCCCATTAAACCGCCTATACCGCCGGAAGACGGTGTACCGACCTTCAAAGTGCTTCACATCTCTGATACACATTATGATCCGTACTATCAAGAGGGCGCAAACGCGGATTGCAATGAACCATTGTGCTGTAGACTTACCAATGGAGCACCACTTAACTCGGCCGCTGCTGCCGGCCGTTGGGGAGACTACAGGAAATGTGACACACCGAAAAGAACAGTCGAACATATGCTCAAACATATCGCCGACACGCATTTA gATATAGATTATATTCTATGGACGGGAGACATTCCACCCCATGATGTTTGGGCGCAAACGCGGGAAGACAATTTGAAGGTTTTGGACGAGACTGTAGCACAGCTCACTGAAAAGTTTCCTGGAATACCAATCTTTCCAGCTCTAGGAAACCATGAAAGTGCTCCTGTCAATAG CTTTCCACCTTCTTTTGCTCCGAAGGATAGTAGTATATCATGGTTATACGACGCCCTTGATAAGCACTGGAGACGCTGGTTACCTGCAGGCGTTTCACACACTGTTCGCAGAGGTGCTTTTTATTCGGTCCTAGTACGTCCAGGTTTCAGAATACTTTCAGTCAATATGAATTACTGCAATAACAAAAATTGGTGGCTGTTAATTAACAGTACAGACCCAGTAAGTGAATTACAATGGCTCGTCTATGAATTACAAGGAGCTGAAATGAATGGTGAAAAAGTTCATATTATTGGACATATACCACCAGGACATTCAGACTGTTTGAAGGTGTGGTCCAGAAACTATTACCATATCATCAATCG gtaCGAGTCTACCATCACAGCACAATTTTTTGGACACACGCACTACGACGAGTTTCAGCTGTTCTATGATACAACTGATCTTGGAAGAGCTCTCAGTATAGCTTACGTTGGACCATCAGTTACGCCTTATGCTGATCTTAATCCAGGGTACAGAATATACTATGTCGATGGCGATCACCCGAAAACAACTAGA TTAGTTGTAGATCACGAGACCTGGGTTATGAATCTGAAGGAAGCAAATTTATATGATTATCCAATGTGGCACAAACTATATAGTGCGCGACAAGCGTATCAAATGCCATCTCTTTTGCCTAGAGACTGGGACTCTTTAATAGATAAAATGAGTAACGAGCCGTCACTCTTTCATCTTTATTACAA gaACTACTATAAAAATTCTCCTGTGAGGCCAGCGTGCAATGATGAATGTCGGAAAAGACTACTGTGTGATTTACGAAGTGGTAGAAGTCACGATCGCAAAGCATTGTGTCAGAGTCTGGAATCTAGGATTGACAGTGAAACAAGGACAGGCTGGCGTGTTTGGATTTACAATGGATTAGCATTATC agATACTATCATATCACGTACGATGTTAAGGTCTACAATAAGATATTCCAATATCTTCTGCGAAATCTcgaattttaaatcgttttatcgattttag